From the genome of Variovorax sp. RA8, one region includes:
- a CDS encoding acyl-homoserine-lactone synthase: protein MEFTTGTSRDLPDEVLIGLAQYRHKVFVETLGWDLPTQAGLELDQFDRPDTLYVAAREEGRYIGVARLLPTVRPYLLSEVFPELMGDAPPPQSSDVWELSRFAAIDFHSNVLSGPFSSPTTVGLLEAVQSCALRHGASRLITTLSSPGIERLLRKLGFLAYRAAPPQIINGHPLFACWIELNNTSNVRS from the coding sequence GTGGAATTCACTACAGGAACATCACGCGACTTGCCCGACGAAGTTCTCATCGGGCTCGCTCAATACCGGCACAAGGTATTTGTCGAAACCTTGGGGTGGGACCTGCCCACGCAAGCCGGGTTGGAACTCGATCAATTCGATCGTCCGGACACTCTCTATGTGGCCGCGCGTGAAGAGGGGCGCTATATCGGCGTCGCCCGATTGCTGCCTACCGTGCGACCGTATCTTCTCAGTGAGGTCTTCCCTGAGTTGATGGGCGATGCACCGCCACCCCAGTCCTCCGATGTCTGGGAGCTCTCGCGGTTCGCTGCGATCGACTTTCATTCCAACGTTCTTTCGGGCCCGTTCTCATCTCCAACGACCGTCGGCTTGTTGGAGGCCGTCCAGTCCTGCGCGCTTCGGCATGGCGCGAGCCGTCTCATCACCACCCTGTCCTCCCCCGGCATCGAGCGATTGCTCCGAAAACTAGGCTTCCTGGCCTACCGCGCAGCCCCGCCCCAAATCATCAACGGACATCCTCTTTTCGCATGCTGGATCGAACTGAACAACACGTCGAACGTGCGCAGCTGA
- a CDS encoding ESPR domain-containing protein — translation MNKSYRTVWNEALGAWVAASEITKARGKRSRSGAVVAAAVVLVALGGRVGPGRSRLGEVLLLMDPQQLFLATLATPQMQALTALRSDAVRLRFLQPYQPRTASLTALLLLARASQLA, via the coding sequence ATGAACAAGTCATACCGCACCGTGTGGAACGAAGCGCTCGGTGCCTGGGTCGCGGCCTCGGAGATTACCAAGGCGAGAGGGAAGCGGAGTCGTTCGGGTGCGGTGGTGGCCGCTGCGGTGGTGCTGGTGGCGTTGGGGGGGCGAGTGGGGCCGGGGCGCAGTCGCTTGGGGGAGGTATTGCTGCTAATGGATCCGCAACAGCTATTTCTGGCGACACTTGCGACACCTCAAATGCAGGCACTAACAGCATTGCGATCGGATGCGGTGCGACTGCGGTTTTTACAACCGTACCAACCGCGGACGGCCTCATTAACAGCACTATTACTGTTGGCGAGAGCCTCGCAATTGGCGTAA
- a CDS encoding 3-hydroxybutyryl-CoA dehydrogenase, whose product MANEAAAPRFAAVGAGRMGRGIAIAFAYAGHRISLVDLRVRSEEAWQKLRAEARTEIEASLAGLAQLGVLDAAQVPAIAARVELVPAAEAPRALAGAELIFEGVPETLDAKREAFEQLNRHCHEDAILTSTTSSILVTQIAALVKRPERFLNMHWLNPAYVIPVVELSCHPGTDPAVLARAKALMESIGKLPVVCGPTPGYIVPRLQALVMNEAARMVEEGAATAEEIDKATRYGLGLRFAALGVVEFIDFGGADILHHASREMSGSIDPARYAAPAILDRMMEEGRLGLKSGSGFYDYAGRDVGAYRRDVLARTLGMLKHAGLWRPPAERTQP is encoded by the coding sequence ATGGCGAATGAGGCCGCAGCGCCGCGCTTCGCTGCCGTCGGCGCTGGCCGCATGGGGCGTGGCATCGCGATCGCCTTCGCGTATGCGGGCCACCGCATCTCGCTCGTCGATCTGCGCGTGCGCAGCGAAGAGGCCTGGCAGAAGCTGCGCGCCGAGGCGCGCACGGAGATCGAAGCCAGCCTCGCAGGCCTGGCGCAGCTGGGGGTGCTCGATGCGGCGCAGGTGCCGGCGATCGCGGCGCGCGTCGAGCTCGTCCCCGCCGCCGAAGCGCCGCGCGCGCTGGCAGGCGCCGAGTTGATCTTCGAGGGCGTGCCGGAAACGCTGGACGCCAAGCGCGAGGCCTTCGAGCAGCTCAACCGCCATTGCCACGAGGATGCCATCCTCACCTCCACCACCAGCAGCATCCTGGTCACCCAGATCGCCGCGCTGGTGAAGAGGCCGGAGCGCTTCCTCAACATGCATTGGCTCAACCCGGCCTACGTGATCCCGGTGGTGGAGCTCAGTTGCCACCCGGGCACCGATCCCGCGGTCCTGGCGCGCGCCAAGGCGCTGATGGAATCGATCGGCAAGCTGCCCGTGGTCTGCGGCCCGACCCCCGGCTACATCGTCCCGCGCCTGCAGGCGCTGGTGATGAACGAGGCCGCTCGCATGGTCGAGGAGGGCGCCGCCACTGCCGAGGAGATCGACAAGGCCACGCGCTACGGCCTCGGCCTTCGCTTCGCTGCGCTGGGCGTGGTGGAGTTCATCGACTTCGGCGGCGCCGACATCCTGCACCATGCGAGCCGCGAGATGTCGGGTTCGATCGATCCCGCACGCTATGCCGCGCCGGCCATCCTCGACCGCATGATGGAAGAGGGCCGGCTGGGCCTGAAGAGCGGCAGCGGCTTCTACGACTACGCGGGTCGCGACGTGGGCGCCTACCGGCGCGATGTGCTGGCGCGCACCCTCGGCATGCTGAAGCACGCCGGGCTCTGGCGGCCGCCGGCCGAGCGGACGCAGCCATGA
- a CDS encoding DUF4902 domain-containing protein: protein MKDLAFDAPMYSDGLLRLSNPALQTLQLTHLVSGIYDEPALQTCGRPTTITGYTEWVDAAGSPATLGWDWEIRCMPGQVRWHRLSLPFTNVLLVNEDQRDFSWQRNLQRLAEWVDTLAWTEPLRTALILRYACHSGH from the coding sequence ATGAAAGATCTCGCCTTTGATGCACCGATGTATTCCGATGGCCTGCTGCGCCTTTCGAACCCGGCGCTGCAGACACTGCAGCTGACACACCTGGTATCGGGCATTTACGACGAGCCGGCGTTGCAGACATGCGGTCGACCCACCACGATCACGGGCTACACGGAATGGGTCGATGCAGCGGGATCGCCCGCAACGCTGGGGTGGGACTGGGAGATTCGCTGCATGCCCGGCCAGGTCCGATGGCATCGCCTGAGCCTCCCTTTCACCAATGTGCTGCTGGTCAACGAGGATCAGCGGGACTTCTCATGGCAACGCAACCTGCAACGCCTTGCAGAGTGGGTGGACACTCTGGCATGGACCGAGCCGCTACGTACCGCGTTGATCCTTCGATACGCCTGCCATTCCGGCCACTAA
- a CDS encoding alpha/beta fold hydrolase, with product MRSIRRAFADLSVGQVHYASCGDPRGETVLLLHQSPRSWAEYRHVLPLIGRRFRAVAMDTAGFGDSDDGAVPASIEQWARVAIELLDALGIARTHVVGHHTGGVIGVELASTFGARVHGLVLSSTPYTDAAFRRARAERPPIDEVAMSDDGSHLAALWQKRAGFYPAGRPELLEAFVLDALKVSGRMEEGHRAVAAYRMEERIAKVRQPTLILCATDDPFAAPHAQELKAHIPQARIVDIEGGMVPLPDQMPEAFANAVVDFLETLP from the coding sequence ATGAGGAGCATCCGCCGCGCCTTCGCCGATCTGTCGGTCGGGCAGGTCCACTACGCGAGCTGCGGCGATCCGCGCGGCGAGACGGTGCTGCTGCTGCACCAGTCGCCGCGCAGCTGGGCCGAGTACCGGCACGTCCTGCCGCTGATCGGACGGCGCTTCCGAGCCGTGGCGATGGACACCGCGGGCTTCGGCGATTCCGACGACGGCGCCGTGCCCGCCAGCATCGAGCAATGGGCGCGCGTGGCGATCGAGCTGCTCGATGCGCTGGGCATCGCTCGCACGCATGTGGTGGGCCATCACACGGGCGGCGTGATCGGCGTCGAGTTGGCGAGCACCTTCGGCGCACGCGTGCACGGGCTGGTGCTGTCCTCGACGCCGTACACGGATGCGGCCTTCCGCCGCGCGCGGGCCGAGCGCCCGCCCATCGACGAAGTGGCGATGAGCGACGACGGCAGCCATCTTGCGGCCTTGTGGCAGAAGCGCGCGGGCTTCTATCCGGCAGGGCGGCCCGAGCTGCTGGAGGCCTTCGTGCTGGATGCGCTCAAGGTGAGCGGCCGGATGGAAGAGGGACACCGTGCCGTGGCTGCCTATCGGATGGAGGAGCGCATCGCGAAAGTGCGTCAGCCCACGCTGATCCTCTGCGCGACCGACGACCCCTTCGCAGCTCCGCACGCGCAGGAATTGAAGGCGCACATCCCGCAGGCCCGCATCGTCGACATCGAAGGCGGCATGGTGCCGCTGCCCGACCAGATGCCCGAGGCTTTCGCGAACGCCGTGGTGGATTTTCTGGAGACGCTGCCGTGA
- a CDS encoding phosphoglycolate phosphatase, whose amino-acid sequence MHSPDLAALRRPRLEAAIVDLDGTMIDTLGDFVVALNRMLDELALPPITAEAIGQMIGKGSEHLIRSVLRQVRDDREADAALFEAAWPRYVHHYLAINGQHASIYAGVVEGLAALRARGLRLACLTNKPIAFARPLLEAKGLDGYFEHLFGGEAFERKKPDPLPLLKTCEALGSAPARTLMVGDSSNDAKAARAAGCPVVLVSYGYNHGQPVREVDADGFVDSLAELDRLLGSG is encoded by the coding sequence TTGCACTCCCCCGATCTTGCGGCCCTGCGCCGTCCGCGCCTCGAGGCAGCCATCGTCGATCTCGATGGCACGATGATCGACACGCTCGGTGACTTCGTCGTGGCGCTCAACCGCATGCTCGACGAACTCGCATTGCCGCCGATCACGGCCGAGGCGATCGGCCAGATGATCGGCAAGGGCTCCGAGCACCTGATCCGCTCCGTGTTGCGCCAGGTGCGCGACGATCGCGAAGCCGATGCCGCGCTCTTCGAGGCGGCCTGGCCCCGCTATGTGCACCACTACCTTGCCATCAACGGCCAGCATGCGTCGATCTACGCCGGCGTCGTCGAAGGCCTGGCCGCGCTGCGCGCACGCGGCCTGCGCCTGGCCTGCCTCACCAACAAGCCCATCGCCTTCGCGCGCCCGCTGCTGGAGGCCAAGGGCCTCGACGGCTACTTCGAGCATCTGTTCGGCGGCGAGGCCTTCGAGCGCAAGAAGCCCGATCCGCTGCCGCTCCTGAAGACCTGCGAGGCGCTGGGCAGCGCGCCGGCGCGCACGCTGATGGTCGGTGATTCGAGCAACGACGCGAAGGCCGCGCGCGCGGCCGGATGTCCTGTAGTGCTGGTGAGCTACGGCTACAACCACGGCCAGCCGGTGCGCGAGGTGGACGCCGACGGCTTCGTCGATTCGCTGGCCGAGCTCGATCGCCTGCTGGGCTCGGGGTAG
- a CDS encoding autoinducer binding domain-containing protein, whose product MKNWQEDLLRIIAVAPGEQKIFDEIVSAAHGLGFEYCSYGLRFPFPMSNPKVLTLFEYPRAWAERYHDAGYVSTDPTVLHGRRSRMPVVWSDALFASAPQLWSEAQSYGLRVGWAQSSLDANGVVGMLTLARSGEQLSTTELESKEPRMRWLVNVAHLALTQALTPTLVQDVHLTSRELEILKWTADGKTSGEIAQILAISSDTVNFHVSNATAKLGTANKTAAVVRAVMLGLLN is encoded by the coding sequence ATGAAAAACTGGCAAGAAGATTTGCTGCGCATCATCGCCGTTGCGCCCGGCGAGCAGAAGATCTTCGACGAAATCGTTAGTGCCGCGCACGGACTGGGCTTCGAGTACTGCAGCTACGGACTTCGATTCCCATTCCCGATGTCGAATCCCAAGGTACTAACCTTGTTCGAATATCCGCGCGCATGGGCCGAGCGCTACCATGATGCTGGCTACGTCAGCACCGACCCCACGGTCCTGCATGGCCGGCGCAGCAGGATGCCCGTGGTCTGGAGCGATGCGCTGTTCGCGTCCGCCCCGCAGCTCTGGTCAGAGGCGCAGTCCTACGGGCTACGCGTCGGGTGGGCCCAGTCGAGCCTGGACGCCAACGGCGTCGTGGGCATGCTGACCTTGGCGCGCTCGGGCGAGCAGCTTTCGACCACCGAACTCGAGTCCAAGGAACCGCGGATGCGATGGCTGGTCAACGTCGCGCACCTGGCACTCACCCAGGCTTTGACGCCAACGCTGGTCCAGGATGTCCACCTGACCAGCCGTGAACTCGAGATCCTGAAATGGACCGCCGACGGCAAGACCTCGGGCGAGATCGCGCAGATACTCGCCATCTCCTCCGACACAGTCAACTTCCATGTGAGCAATGCCACTGCCAAACTCGGCACTGCGAACAAGACAGCCGCGGTCGTACGGGCCGTGATGCTCGGATTGCTCAATTGA
- a CDS encoding NAD/NADP-dependent octopine/nopaline dehydrogenase family protein gives MNIAILGGGHGCYAAAADLSEAGHSVRLWRRDADALAPVRQAGSIRLKDARGARDVPIALATADIGEALRGASLIVLPTPAIAQEDIARAMAPHLVDGQVVFLPPGTFGSFVMARIVKQAGSRADVAWAETGTLPYLARKHGEREVNVTIRAIRLPTGVYPARKEGQALEVIRQAYPSVHGCGDALSGALMNAGPIIHPPLMVMNAAPLQHFERWDIHNEGTQRAVRDVTDRLDQERIAVREAFGHVAPHYPLADHYNNDQWMYGDAHKQLVKSGDWRENIDLYAHRYITEDTELGLAFLASAARHAGVDAPIAHGLLAIVGGFLGRDLRKGPRTFEALGLAGLSQSELKKRLHDGE, from the coding sequence ATGAACATCGCGATCCTGGGCGGCGGCCATGGCTGCTATGCCGCCGCTGCCGACCTGTCCGAAGCCGGCCATTCGGTGCGCCTCTGGCGGCGTGATGCCGATGCGCTGGCGCCCGTGCGCCAGGCTGGCTCCATCCGTTTGAAGGACGCGCGCGGCGCGCGCGACGTGCCCATCGCGCTGGCCACGGCCGACATCGGCGAGGCGTTGCGCGGCGCCTCGCTGATCGTGCTCCCCACGCCCGCGATCGCGCAGGAGGACATCGCCCGGGCCATGGCGCCGCACCTGGTCGACGGGCAGGTGGTGTTCCTGCCCCCCGGCACCTTCGGCAGTTTCGTGATGGCGCGCATCGTCAAGCAGGCCGGCAGCCGCGCCGACGTGGCCTGGGCCGAGACCGGCACGCTGCCCTACCTCGCGCGCAAGCATGGGGAGCGCGAAGTCAACGTCACGATCCGCGCGATCCGCCTGCCGACCGGCGTCTATCCGGCGCGCAAGGAAGGCCAGGCGCTGGAGGTGATCCGCCAGGCCTATCCGAGCGTGCACGGCTGCGGCGATGCGCTCTCGGGGGCCTTGATGAATGCAGGTCCGATCATCCACCCGCCGCTGATGGTGATGAATGCCGCGCCCCTGCAGCACTTCGAGCGCTGGGACATCCACAACGAGGGCACGCAGCGCGCGGTGCGCGACGTGACCGATCGGCTGGACCAGGAGCGCATCGCGGTGCGCGAAGCCTTCGGCCATGTCGCGCCGCACTATCCGTTGGCCGACCACTACAACAACGACCAATGGATGTACGGCGATGCCCACAAGCAGCTGGTGAAGTCGGGCGACTGGCGCGAGAACATCGACCTCTACGCCCACCGCTACATCACCGAGGACACGGAGCTGGGCCTGGCCTTCCTGGCATCGGCGGCGCGGCATGCGGGCGTGGATGCGCCCATCGCGCATGGCCTGCTGGCCATCGTCGGCGGCTTCCTGGGCCGCGACTTGCGCAAGGGCCCGCGCACCTTCGAGGCGCTGGGCCTGGCCGGGCTGAGCCAGTCCGAGCTGAAGAAGAGGCTGCACGATGGCGAATGA